A single region of the Polyodon spathula isolate WHYD16114869_AA chromosome 5, ASM1765450v1, whole genome shotgun sequence genome encodes:
- the LOC121315472 gene encoding muscarinic acetylcholine receptor M3-like has protein sequence MNLNYNSTVPSWILTASSSGIGGYQDTEFLHGTRWQDHFDLLLNDSDLPPSYNVTQPPTPTFAALGGHAVWQVILIVLFTGSLSLVTIVGNILVLVSFKMNKQLKTVNNYFLLSLACADLIIGVISMNLYTTYIIMDQWALGNLACDLWLAIDYVASNASVMNLLVISFDRYFSVTRPLTYRAKRTTKRAGIMIGLAWSISFVLWAPAILFWQYFVGKRTVPHNECFIQFLSEPIITFCTAIAAFYLPVTIMTILYWRIYKETEKRTKELAGLQASGRDSEKTQFVHQTGSSRSCSSYELTQPALRRPARKKQGRCNFLPMMKSWKPSTEGDQEHSSCDSWNNNGAAASLDQSGSSDEEEIPTTRAIYSIVLNLPGLKTTVNSQLSAIDDLDMSEDDHRRVNVNSKDRVSKKENNEKEDNSYHQHFSKTPVQSMPTVETSKTSVAVSPATESASMPLSFKDAALAKSFASKARTQITKRKRMSLVKEKKAAQTLSAILFAFIITWTPYNIMVLVNTFCDECIPKTLWDLGYWLCYVNSTVNPMCYALCNKTFRTTFKTLLLCQWEKRKRRKQQYQQRQSVVFRKIIPLHSS, from the coding sequence ATGAACTTGAACTACAACAGCACAGTACCCAGCTGGATATTAACAGCCAGCTCCTCAGGGATTGGAGGCTACCAGGATACAGAGTTTCTCCACGGAACCAGATGGCAGGACCACTTTGATTTGCTACTTAATGACTCAGACCTTCCACCCTCATATAATGTCACCCAGCCACCCACACCAACCTTTGCCGCTCTCGGAGGACATGCGGTTTGGCAAGTTATCCTGATTGTGTTGTTCACTGGCAGCTTATCCCTGGTGACCATTGTCGGTAACATCCTGGTTTTGGTGTCTTTCAAAATGAACAAGCAATTAAAGACGGTCAATAATTATTTTCTGCTTAGTCTTGCTTGTGCAGATTTAATCATTGGAGTCATTTCAATGAACCTTTATACTACCTATATAATTATGGATCAGTGGGCCTTGGGGAACTTGGCGTGTGATCTGTGGCTTGCCATTGACTATGTAGCTAGCAATGCCTCAGTCATGAACCTTTTAGTCATAAGTTTTGATAGGTATTTTTCTGTTACCAGACCACTCACTTATCGAGCTAAGAGAACAACCAAAAGGGCCGGAATAATGATTGGCCTGGCCTGGTCCATCTCCTTTGTTCTGTGGGCACCAGCCATCTTGTTTTGGCAATATTTTGTTGGAAAGCGCACCGTGCCTCATAACGAATGCTTCATCCAGTTCCTCTCCGAGCCTATCATCACTTTTTGTACTGCGATAGCTGCCTTTTATCTACCTGTTACCATCATGACCATATTGTATTGGAGAATCTATAAGGAAACAGAGAAGCGCACCAAAGAACTGGCTGGGTTGCAGGCTTCTGGCCGAGATTCAGAGAAAACACAATTTGTCCACCAGACAGGCAGCTCACGGAGCTGCAGCAGCTATGAGTTAACACAACCGGCTCTGAGGAGGCCAGCTAGAAAGAAGCAAGGTCGCTGCAACTTCTTGCCAATGATGAAGTCATGGAAACCCAGCACTGAAGGAGACCAGGAGCACAGCAGCTGTGATAGTTGGAACAACAACGGTGCTGCCGCTTCCCTGGATCAATCTGGTTCCTCAGATGAAGAAGAAATACCTACGACCCGAGCCATTTACTCCATCGTGTTAAATCTACCCGGCCTCAAGACCACAGTAAACTCCCAACTGTCTGCAATAGACGACTTGGACATGTCTGAAGATGATCACCGCAGAGTAAATGTGAACAGTAAGGACAGGGTATCCAAGAAAGAGAACAATGAAAAGGAGGACAACAGCTACCACCAGCATTTCTCTAAGACTCCAGTTCAGTCAATGCCAACAGTAGAAACATCCAAGACCTCTGTGGCAGTTTCCCCAGCGACTGAGTCTGCATCAATGCCTTTATCCTTCAAGGACGCAGCATTGGCAAAAAGTTTCGCTTCAAAAGCCAGAACGCAGATCACAAAACGGAAAAGAATGTCACTTGTGAAAGAGAAAAAGGCTGCACAGACTCTCAGTGCAATCCTTTTTGCCTTTATCATCACATGGACACCATACAATATCATGGTGTTAGTGAACACTTTTTGTGACGAATGTATCCCAAAAACATTATGGGACTTGGGCTACTGGTTATGCTACGTGAACAGCACAGTGAACCCCATGTGTTATGCACTGTGCAATAAAACTTTCCGAACCACTTTTAAAACATTGCTGTTGTGCCAGTGGGAGAAAAGAAAGCGCCGCAAGCAGCAGTACCAGCAAAGGCAATCTGTTGTTTTCCGTAAAATAATCCCTCTGCATTCCTCCtaa